The proteins below come from a single Nocardiopsis gilva YIM 90087 genomic window:
- a CDS encoding GntR family transcriptional regulator: MSRPTYQRIADELRQRIITGIYAPGDRLPSRQAIADEFGAGMGAAAQALRQLVAEGHVVARTGSGTYVRSRPPVRRLTRSWYREARGGSPFRADMSAQSLRGGWECSSETVVAPADIADRLAVEPAAPVMRTRYTFTADDEPVMLSTSYEPLEITRGTPVVLPEDGPHAGRGVVERMREIGQEITYAAEIVTARLAEAEEVDRLGVSRGQVVMVIQRTYSTAERPVETADIVVPVDRYELAYMIPVRQE, encoded by the coding sequence GTGAGCCGCCCCACGTATCAGCGCATCGCCGATGAACTGCGGCAGCGCATCATCACGGGCATTTACGCGCCGGGTGACCGGCTCCCGTCACGCCAGGCCATCGCCGACGAGTTCGGGGCGGGCATGGGCGCGGCGGCACAGGCTCTCCGCCAACTCGTCGCGGAGGGGCACGTGGTGGCGCGCACGGGTTCGGGCACCTACGTGCGGTCGCGGCCGCCGGTGCGCCGCCTGACACGCAGCTGGTACCGGGAAGCGCGCGGTGGGTCGCCGTTTCGCGCGGACATGTCCGCGCAATCACTGCGCGGTGGCTGGGAGTGCTCGTCAGAGACGGTTGTGGCACCTGCCGATATCGCTGATCGGCTGGCTGTCGAACCCGCAGCGCCCGTGATGCGGACCCGCTATACGTTTACGGCCGACGACGAGCCGGTCATGCTCAGCACGTCCTATGAGCCGCTGGAGATCACGCGGGGTACGCCGGTGGTGCTGCCTGAGGACGGGCCGCACGCCGGGCGGGGCGTCGTCGAGCGGATGCGCGAGATCGGCCAGGAGATCACCTACGCCGCGGAGATCGTCACCGCGCGCCTGGCCGAGGCTGAGGAGGTCGACCGGCTAGGGGTCAGCCGCGGGCAGGTGGTGATGGTGATCCAGCGGACCTACTCCACGGCTGAGCGGCCAGTGGAGACAGCCGACATCGTGGTGCCGGTGGACCGCTACGAGCTGGCGTACATGATCCCGGTGAGACAGGAGTAG
- a CDS encoding GntR family transcriptional regulator: protein MSGTEELKHESATPLYMQLANIVAAKIASGELQPDRPIPAETRLAEQYGIARLTARRAVRELQERGLVVTVPGKGTYVAE, encoded by the coding sequence GTGAGTGGTACAGAAGAGCTGAAGCACGAGAGCGCAACGCCGCTGTACATGCAGTTGGCGAACATCGTCGCGGCCAAGATCGCTTCGGGTGAGCTACAGCCGGACCGGCCGATCCCCGCAGAGACACGTCTTGCGGAGCAGTACGGCATCGCCCGTCTCACTGCGCGAAGGGCCGTCCGAGAACTACAGGAACGGGGACTGGTGGTCACCGTTCCAGGCAAGGGCACCTACGTCGCCGAGTAG
- a CDS encoding pyridoxamine 5'-phosphate oxidase family protein — protein sequence MSRFARLAFTDTVRQLQQDEGTRPARWKNLGEAVGRERDPLGERETEFITGRDGFYLGSVGETGWPYIQFRGGPPGFVHVVDPLTLAYADVRGNRQYITNGNLKTDSRVALFFMDYAHQSRLKLFGHAHTRNLDEDPDLAERVSSPRTAGRVERIMVIDLEGHDWNCPKHIPRRHSDAELAPTYERLHALENENAILRKRLAELGADTDPAV from the coding sequence ATGAGCCGGTTTGCGCGCCTGGCGTTCACGGACACGGTGCGGCAGCTGCAGCAGGACGAGGGCACCCGCCCGGCCCGCTGGAAGAACCTCGGCGAGGCCGTGGGACGGGAACGCGACCCGCTGGGCGAACGCGAGACCGAGTTCATCACGGGACGGGACGGGTTCTACCTCGGCAGTGTGGGCGAGACCGGCTGGCCCTACATCCAGTTCCGCGGTGGCCCGCCCGGGTTCGTGCACGTCGTCGACCCGTTGACGCTGGCCTACGCCGACGTTCGCGGGAACCGGCAGTACATCACCAACGGCAATCTCAAGACCGACAGTCGCGTGGCGCTGTTCTTCATGGACTACGCCCACCAGTCCCGGCTCAAGCTGTTCGGCCACGCGCACACGCGCAACCTCGACGAGGACCCCGACCTGGCCGAGCGGGTGAGCTCACCCCGCACGGCCGGCCGCGTGGAGCGGATCATGGTGATCGACCTCGAAGGCCATGACTGGAACTGTCCGAAGCACATTCCCCGTCGGCACTCCGACGCTGAACTCGCGCCGACCTACGAACGGCTCCACGCCTTGGAGAACGAAAACGCGATCCTCCGCAAGCGCCTCGCCGAACTCGGCGCGGACACCGACCCTGCGGTGTGA
- a CDS encoding carboxymuconolactone decarboxylase family protein codes for MERSEGDEADRYAAGDRIRRQVLGDQYVNTMLRGWEPAKPLLDLITEFSWGTVWTRDGLDLRTRSLLNVGILAALNRPAELRLHVGGALRNGCSAEELAEVALQAAVYAGVPVGIDTMKIIREEAESAEAEAEDPSTRR; via the coding sequence GTGGAGCGGAGCGAAGGAGACGAGGCCGACCGCTACGCGGCCGGAGACCGGATCCGCCGGCAGGTACTGGGCGACCAATACGTGAACACTATGTTGCGCGGTTGGGAGCCTGCCAAACCCCTGCTCGACCTCATTACGGAGTTCTCCTGGGGCACTGTCTGGACGCGAGACGGGCTCGACCTCAGGACGCGGAGCCTGCTCAACGTCGGCATCCTGGCCGCGCTGAACCGCCCCGCTGAACTACGGCTGCACGTGGGCGGTGCGCTGCGCAACGGGTGCAGCGCGGAGGAACTCGCCGAAGTCGCCCTCCAGGCTGCCGTCTACGCGGGCGTCCCCGTGGGGATCGACACGATGAAGATCATCCGGGAGGAAGCCGAGAGCGCCGAAGCGGAGGCGGAGGACCCGAGCACCAGGCGCTGA
- a CDS encoding FAD/NAD(P)-binding protein, with protein sequence MRTEKATVTRNIAIVGLGPRGMSTLERIVENARLHPHSPVVVHAIDAESPGAGSVWRPTQSWHLLMNTVASQVTLFNDTSVRCRGPIVPGPSLYEWIQRGGADELDDPELRAQAARLAADDYPTRALYGRYLHWVLDHVRAGLPANVRLHVHTDRVLAVTALGSGGYAVVPSHSTQAITVDKVVLALGHLPASLRERERRLEAFAITHGLQYIPPANPADIDLADVTERNTVLVNGLGLNFFDYLSLLTSARGGRFDETTGGLVYRPSGTEPRIVAGSRRGVPYHARGANQKGVTGRHVPRFLTPETIERLRARARGVGGLDFYDDVWPHITNEVAFVYYCAMARQSDPAADRRAFATELVTALTHGPEHTRPLLRRHGIGGDTEWNWDCISRPLGEGVFASPEAFTDRLLAYLREDLVNSYGGNVDNPIKSALDALRDLRNEVRQVIDHGQLTAASYREHVSGFYTPLNAFVSIGPPPRRIAELIALIEAGIVTVAGPGFSATADPRGHFTGTSPAVVGAEYTGDVLIDARLPDPGVVGSDDPLVRYLLDSGIGRRHRLRTNGTEHVTGGLEVTDRPYRLVDACGRPNPGVHAFGVPTEGVHWATAAGVRPGVDSVILGDADAIARSVLGLDDPPDGDHDVRHEAVLTSEPHALPAH encoded by the coding sequence ATGAGAACAGAAAAGGCAACCGTGACCAGGAACATCGCTATCGTCGGGCTTGGGCCGCGAGGAATGTCCACGCTGGAGAGAATCGTCGAGAACGCCCGCCTCCACCCCCATTCCCCGGTTGTCGTGCACGCGATCGATGCGGAATCACCGGGGGCGGGATCCGTCTGGCGCCCGACGCAGTCCTGGCACCTGCTGATGAACACGGTGGCATCACAGGTCACGCTGTTCAACGACACCAGTGTCCGGTGCCGCGGGCCGATCGTGCCCGGGCCGAGCCTGTACGAGTGGATTCAACGGGGCGGCGCGGACGAGCTCGACGATCCGGAGCTGCGCGCCCAGGCGGCCCGGCTCGCGGCCGACGACTACCCGACCCGCGCCCTGTACGGCAGGTACCTGCACTGGGTTCTCGACCACGTCCGCGCGGGGCTGCCCGCCAACGTCCGATTACACGTCCACACCGACCGGGTGCTCGCGGTCACTGCTCTGGGGTCCGGCGGGTACGCCGTTGTCCCGTCCCACAGCACCCAGGCGATCACCGTGGACAAGGTCGTGCTGGCACTCGGGCACCTGCCGGCGAGCCTGCGCGAGCGGGAGCGCCGCCTGGAGGCGTTCGCGATCACGCACGGGCTGCAGTACATCCCGCCCGCGAACCCGGCGGACATCGACCTGGCCGATGTGACGGAGCGCAACACTGTGCTCGTGAACGGCCTCGGACTCAACTTCTTCGACTACCTGAGCCTGCTGACCAGCGCCCGCGGAGGCCGCTTCGACGAAACCACCGGCGGCCTGGTGTACCGGCCCTCGGGAACGGAGCCCAGGATCGTCGCCGGATCCCGGCGCGGCGTTCCCTACCACGCACGCGGCGCCAACCAGAAGGGCGTGACCGGTCGGCACGTCCCGCGGTTCCTCACCCCGGAGACCATCGAGCGTCTGCGGGCCCGGGCGCGCGGCGTCGGCGGGCTCGACTTCTACGACGACGTGTGGCCCCACATCACCAACGAGGTCGCGTTCGTCTACTACTGCGCGATGGCCCGGCAGTCGGACCCCGCGGCCGACCGCCGCGCCTTCGCCACGGAACTCGTCACGGCACTGACCCACGGGCCGGAGCACACGCGCCCGCTGCTGCGTCGGCACGGCATCGGCGGGGACACCGAGTGGAACTGGGACTGTATCTCCCGGCCGCTGGGAGAGGGCGTCTTCGCCTCTCCCGAAGCGTTCACCGACCGCCTGTTGGCCTACCTCCGTGAGGACCTCGTCAACTCCTACGGCGGCAACGTGGACAACCCGATCAAGTCGGCGCTGGACGCGTTGCGGGACCTGCGAAACGAGGTGCGTCAGGTCATCGACCACGGGCAGCTCACCGCGGCCTCGTACCGGGAACACGTCTCGGGCTTCTACACCCCGCTCAACGCGTTCGTCTCGATCGGGCCGCCACCGCGCCGTATCGCGGAACTGATCGCGCTGATCGAAGCCGGAATCGTGACCGTCGCCGGGCCGGGGTTCTCCGCAACGGCCGACCCGCGCGGCCACTTCACCGGGACCTCACCGGCCGTGGTCGGCGCCGAGTACACCGGGGACGTGCTCATCGACGCCCGCCTCCCGGACCCCGGCGTCGTCGGCTCGGATGACCCGCTGGTGCGCTACCTCCTCGACAGCGGGATCGGGCGGCGGCACCGGCTCCGCACGAACGGGACCGAACACGTCACCGGCGGACTGGAGGTCACCGACCGGCCCTACCGGCTGGTCGACGCGTGCGGCCGCCCGAACCCCGGCGTGCACGCGTTCGGGGTCCCCACCGAAGGGGTCCACTGGGCCACGGCCGCCGGTGTCCGGCCCGGTGTGGACTCGGTGATCCTCGGTGACGCCGACGCGATCGCCCGCTCGGTCCTCGGCCTCGACGATCCCCCGGACGGGGACCACGACGTACGGCACGAAGCCGTGTTGACCAGCGAACCGCATGCGCTTCCGGCGCACTGA
- a CDS encoding YbfB/YjiJ family MFS transporter: MPRASVSGTSSTGTDDARNERRLLWRAAVVLAAAMGIGRFVYTPILPMMEQQAGLSAVSGAQIATANYLGYIAGAVLLSVLPSLATSRVVARGSLALLVATLASMPLVTTAPAWMALRFLAGVASAVIFIVAAQALLRTLRRNPHLSGWSYGGVGLGIALSGTVVLVAGPATSWPVFWYLSAVLALLLGAPVWTLIDRAADPREAASGTGGAGPGPRRAFQLLLAGYFLEGVGYIIAATFLVAALAGSGLTWLGNGAWVLVGVAAIPSCVLWSYWSRRVSRPTLLVMALLVQAAAVALPGVTENAAMVVVSAVLFGGTFMGITTLALAAGAELNVPRSAAALTTAYGLGQVLGPLIVQPTLDHGYQPALLIGGAILVAGAVVVLLLRTFSWPGAPVPTRRVSSRAR, translated from the coding sequence GTGCCGCGGGCATCCGTGTCCGGAACTTCCAGCACAGGAACGGACGACGCACGGAACGAACGGCGGCTGCTGTGGCGTGCCGCTGTGGTGCTGGCGGCCGCCATGGGTATCGGACGGTTCGTCTACACCCCGATCCTGCCGATGATGGAGCAGCAGGCGGGGTTGAGCGCCGTATCGGGTGCCCAGATCGCCACCGCCAACTATCTGGGCTACATCGCCGGGGCGGTGCTGCTGAGCGTGCTTCCGTCCCTGGCGACCTCCCGCGTGGTCGCACGGGGCTCACTGGCGCTCCTCGTCGCCACACTCGCGTCGATGCCGCTGGTCACCACCGCGCCCGCGTGGATGGCGCTGCGGTTCCTCGCCGGAGTGGCCAGTGCGGTCATCTTCATCGTGGCCGCGCAGGCGCTCCTGCGCACACTACGGAGGAACCCGCACCTGTCCGGCTGGTCCTACGGAGGGGTCGGGCTGGGCATCGCGCTCTCCGGGACCGTGGTGCTGGTGGCCGGGCCCGCGACGTCCTGGCCGGTGTTCTGGTACCTCTCCGCTGTGCTGGCGCTGCTCCTCGGTGCGCCGGTGTGGACGCTGATCGACCGGGCCGCGGATCCGCGCGAGGCCGCAAGCGGGACAGGCGGCGCGGGGCCGGGTCCCCGACGAGCGTTCCAGCTGCTGCTCGCGGGCTACTTCCTCGAAGGCGTCGGCTACATCATCGCCGCGACGTTCCTCGTGGCGGCGCTCGCCGGGTCCGGTCTGACCTGGTTGGGCAACGGCGCCTGGGTGCTGGTCGGCGTGGCGGCCATTCCATCGTGCGTGCTGTGGTCGTACTGGTCCCGCCGCGTTTCCCGGCCGACCTTGCTGGTGATGGCGCTGCTGGTGCAGGCGGCCGCTGTGGCGCTCCCCGGCGTCACCGAGAACGCCGCGATGGTCGTCGTCTCGGCCGTCCTGTTCGGCGGCACCTTCATGGGAATCACCACGCTGGCGCTGGCCGCCGGTGCCGAACTCAACGTCCCGCGCTCGGCCGCCGCACTCACGACCGCCTACGGGCTGGGCCAGGTCCTGGGGCCGCTGATCGTCCAGCCAACCCTCGACCACGGCTACCAGCCGGCGCTGCTCATCGGCGGCGCGATCCTGGTGGCGGGGGCGGTGGTAGTGCTGCTCCTCCGGACGTTCTCCTGGCCCGGCGCTCCCGTGCCCACGCGCCGAGTGTCATCCCGCGCCCGCTAG